The DNA region AAGCCCGGCGGTGACCAGCGCGCGGTCCAGCGGCACCGCCTTGCGCAGGCGGCAGCAGGCATCGTAATCGCGGTTGAACAGCAGGCCGTCCCTGTCGCCGGCGGCGAGGTCGTCGGCGGTCGGCCCGATCTCCCGCACATCGGTCAGGCCGAGCAGCTTCACCAACTGGTCGCGGTAGCGCAGGGTCTCGCCGAACAGCTTGCCGGTATTCACAAACAGAACCGGGAAATCGGGCGCCGCTTCGGCGGCCAGCGCCAGCAGCACCGCGGATTCGGCGCCGAAGGAGGACAGCAGCGCGATGCGCCCGCCGAACACCCCATGCATGGCGGCCAGCAGCGGAGCGCCTTCCAGCGTGCCGTAGCGCTCGGTCAGGTCATTCACCCGTGATTCCGCGTCCATCATCGGCTGCCTTTCGCGGTGGCCTATAAAGTCTAGTCATTTGATGGGTAATCGTCTCGTGTTTGCACATTATCACCGGCGGAAAACCCGTGCAACGTAAATACATTCTCTACTTGTTTAATAGGTTTGTGCTGCGCTGCAGCGCTTTGTGTGAAATATGTTGATTGTGTCGCCGGGTCCGGGCTAAATGCCGCCATGCACATGAGTTCCATCATAGGGACAGGTCTCCGCCGCCCCGTGTCGTCCGCTTCGGCGGTACGGCCATGATTCCGCTGGCGCTCGACCCGTCGCGGGTGGCGATCGCACTGGCCGGCAACGGCCCGCTCGCGCTCCGCCGTCTGACGCAGCTGCGCGAGGGCGGGGCCGATCCGGCGGTGTTTTCACCGGAACCGGATGGGGAATTGGCCGCGCTGGCCGGCGACCGTCTGGTGCGGGCGCTGCCGGCGGCCGGGGATTTGGACAGGGTCGGCGTGTTGTATGTCATGGGGCTGGGGGCGGCGGCCGAGACGGCGCTGGCGGAACTGGCGCGGTCGCGCCGCGTTCTGGTCAATGTCGAGGACGTCATCCCCTTGTGCGATTTCCACTCGCCCTCCGT from Azospirillum ramasamyi includes:
- a CDS encoding phosphoadenylyl-sulfate reductase codes for the protein MDAESRVNDLTERYGTLEGAPLLAAMHGVFGGRIALLSSFGAESAVLLALAAEAAPDFPVLFVNTGKLFGETLRYRDQLVKLLGLTDVREIGPTADDLAAGDRDGLLFNRDYDACCRLRKAVPLDRALVTAGLEAWVTGRKRFQSATRATLPLFEAEGGRVKVNPLANWDKDRLEEEFTRRGLPRHPLEADGFLSIGCYTCTERVAPGADPRSGRWAGSAKTECGIHTMIGTAR
- a CDS encoding precorrin-2 dehydrogenase/sirohydrochlorin ferrochelatase family protein, with translation MIPLALDPSRVAIALAGNGPLALRRLTQLREGGADPAVFSPEPDGELAALAGDRLVRALPAAGDLDRVGVLYVMGLGAAAETALAELARSRRVLVNVEDVIPLCDFHSPSVVRRGDLVMTVSTGGRSPTLASLLRQRLEALFPDEWAERLRSIADFRNRRRAEGASMAEVAQETRALIDRERWLP